The genomic segment AGAAAGCATGCTTCAACCACCTGTACAACGATTATTTCTATCATCGCAACAACCAGTATTGGTATAACGAGGCCATGAAAAAGCTGCCTCGCCTCACGCAGGCCACGCGCATGCTGGTGTGTGCCGAAGACCTGGGCATGGTGCCCGAGTGTGTGCCCTGGGTGATGAACGAGTTGCGCATCCTCTCGCTCGAGATTCAGTCAATGCCGAAGGATCCGCAGGTGCGCTTTGGTCAGTTGCCCTTCTATCCTTATCGTTCGGTGTGCACCATCTCTACGCACGACATGCCCACGCTCCGCCAGTGGTGGGACGAGGATGAAGCGCGCACGCAGGACTATTATAACAGCGAGTTGCACTACGAGGGTGTGGCGCCGCATCCCATGCCGGCCGACTTATGTAAAGGGGTGGTGGCGCGCCATTTGATGTCGCCTTCCATGCTCTGCCTGCTGTCATTGCAGGACTGGCTGTCCATCGACGAGCACCTCCGCTTGCCCGATGCCAATGCCGAACGCATCAACATCCCTGCCAATCCGCGTCACTACTGGCGCTATCGCATGCACCTCACCATTGAACAACTGCTCAATGCCAACGAGTTTAACCGTGAGGTGATGATCCTGATAAAACAAGGAGGCAGGTAATTTTGACCAAATATGTTCTTATATGTGTTAAGAATGTAAATAATCATCAACAATAAAAATATATTAAAATTCAAAAAATAAAATAAAAATATCAGCTCATTTAGGGCTGATATTTTGTTGTTTTAATCAATTTATTTAACTTTGTTGCACTTATAATCATCTCTTTTTAAGGAGATATGCATTTGTCTAATTTAATTGTTCTTTAGATTGACTCTCTAATTGAACACCTTGGCCATTTGCAATAATAACCAATGATACTAAAAACTAATGTTAGAAAACACTCAAGGGTTTGTAAATGATGCAAACCACGCCGTAGGCGTATCTTCTCCCCAAAATAAACAATGGTATATTGCTGTAGTTAGGCTTAATACCGAGAGGTCGTCAAGTAAAAAACTTGCAGCCCTTGGGTATGAAGTCTTTCTTCCTGTTCAGAAAGAGGTTTGTTTGTGGGAAAATGGCCGGAAACGTTTGTGTGAGCGCGTACTTTTTCCTGGTATTATTTTTATTCGCCTAACGGAAGAACAGAGAAGAATAGTCGTTGCTTTACCTTATATAGATTGTTTTATGGTGAACCGTTCTGGATTGGTGAATTCATATAACCGTCATCCATTAGCGATTATTTCGGATGAGCAAATTGAGCAGCTAAAATTGTTAATGTGTAAATCCAATTCAGATATATCTGTAAATGCTTCAAATCTAAAGATTGGAGATAAGGTTAGAGTTGTTCGTGGCGATTTGATTGGATTGGAAGGCCATGTTTGTCGGAATCGAAATGGTCATAGTTGCCTTGCGATTATATTGGACAATATTGGCTGCGCAACAGTAAAGATCTCTTTAGACGATGTTGTTCGGATTTGAAATCAGTTGTTATGGGATGTTAAAAATGTTTCCATAAAGATAATTCCTAATTAGAATAAACTAAAAATGAAAACTAAGTTATTACTAACACTGGCAATCACATTACTTTCGCTATGTGTTGGAGCACAAGATAATGAGGCAGATGAAAAAAAGAAAGCCTTAGAGTTTCTTCATAAGAACATGAATGGATGTTATTCATTGAAGAGCGATAATCTATCACGTTATTACTCATATATGAAAAACATTTTTGAGGAGAAATGGTTCTATTCAAACGATCAGTTTCGCTCTGAATATAGGTCTGCATTGAATGCTTTTCCTTATACTCCAACAGAATGTGATACTGTATATGACAAAAACAGTGTTACCATGACCTATTTACAGGATAATATTGAACTCGCATACAAAATGTGGAAGCGCAATAGCCATGCAACCTCCTTTGAAACATTTTGTAATTATGTGCTTCCATACAGAATAGGTTATGAACCTATTTCAGATTGGAGAGCGTATTATATTGAAAGGTATGGTGATGCGGTGAAGTTGTATTTTAGTAAGCAACACAATTATTACTATGTATACGGTATTCACAATAGACTGAACAGAGGGTTTAATGGAGCCGTTTATTATCCTTCTGGCCCCATACCAGAATTTTCCCTAAAAGACCTTGTATCAGTAAAACTCGGTAACTGTGAGTCATACTCAAATCGTACTGTTGCCCAATTACGTGCCTTTGGAATTCCGGCAACTGTTGACTTTGTTCCCCAATGGGGAAATCGTTCCATGGGACATTCATGGGCGGTGATGTTTGTTGATGATGACTATACATTGCCTGTAGGCGTAAATGAAACGCTTGGGTCTCATTTTGACGAACGGGCTGAGTTAACTATGCCAAAGGTTTATCGTCAGACATTTGCAATTCAGGATTGGTTGAAAGATTTCTGTAAGGATGAAGGCCAAAACACTCCAGATTTCTTGAAAGGTCAGAGAGTCATAGATGTGACGGATAAATATGTGGAGACATCAGACGTAACTGTTCCAGTCAAGGATGACATATGGATAAAGAATTCAAAATGGATATATATTGCTGCTTTTAACAACCGTCAATGGGTTCCTGTATATTTCTCAAAAAACAATGGAAAAGAGGTCGTGTTCCATAAGATGGGACGTAATATCATGTATATTGCATTTTGTTATGACGAGTTCGGACGTCGTCATTATGCAACCAATCCATTCCTCCTAGATGGTGATGGCCATGTGAGGTTTCTTGAAGCAAAGAATGATAAAGTGCACGATATTACAGTTACACGAAAATACTGGGAATCTGATGCCTTAAAACAATATAATCGCCAGATTGAAGGTGGAAAGATTGTTGTTTCAAATGATTCTGATTTCAAAGACTCGCTTATTGTGTCAGAAGTAGCAACGATAAATGAGAATCGTTTTCATACGTTCCCGTTAGCCTATTCTGGAGCTTTCAAATATCTGAAATATTGGTCACCACGAAACTCGTATGGAAACATTGCAGAGATTGAACTGTATGACGATCAGAATAGACTAATCAGACCGCTGCGTAGTTGGGGAGGAGCCAATGCATGGGTAGAGCATAGTGCACAGAAAGTGTTTGATGGTGATGTTCTTACCTCTTATAGTAGAATGCATCCGGATGGCGCATGGGCTGCAGTAGAGTTGCCTCAAAGTGTCCACATCTCCAAATATAGAATACATCCGCGCACAGATGGAAATGCGATTTATTCAAATAACGTTTATCAGTTGTTGTATTGGAAGGATGGCAAATGGATGCTGTTAGATGAGAAAAATGGGGATCAGATGGACAGCCTGACTTTTCAGAATGTTCCTGAGAATGCATTGTTACTACTCCACAATAAGACGCAGGGAACAGAGGAACGTGTATTTACTTATGAGGGAGGTAAGCAGATATGGTGGTAGGATTAAGGTTCGTTTTTGTTGTTCTGTGGTATACCCTTTGCATGTTCGCATGCATTGACACGAAGTGGTTTGTATATCCTTCCCTGTCTCAAACATTATTGCCGTCTGTTGTTGCGATATTAATGGTAATAATATGTACGGCTTACCATTGTCTGCATAAAGAAACGTTTAGGTGGAACCGCATCCAAATCTTTGCTTTAATCTGGATTGTATATGTTCTTCTTCATGGGCTGATGATTGCGTCGCCAGAACAATACAAACAAATGTATTTGGTGGGTCATTTGCTTTTGTTAGTTGGTCTTATTGCTTCACTTCGTTCTGGTTTGATAAATAGAAACCATCTGGTCAATGGAGTATTTTTGATTGTGGGTATTCATGTACTATATCTCACACTTCAACGTTTTGGTTTTATGTCCTCCAGTAATCCTTATTTTGAGCTAACGGGAGCCGACGAAAATCCTAATGTCACGGCAATTGCTATTTCAATAGGCATTCCATTCATTTTGTGTAGGATAAAAGGGGAAAAGAAACTGTGGTGGTACGTTGTGTTGTTGGCTCTTTGTTTTGTTTGCCTCTTGGCTTTGAAATGTCGAACGGCCTATGTGGGAATTACCTGTATGTTTCTGTTCTGGTTATTTAGGAAATTTTGGCAGGGAAATAGTAAAGTCAGAGGCAATAAACTTCGATGGGCCTTACTGATACTCATATCCATTTTCGGTGTCTTTGCTTTTGCAAAGATGTATTCGTGGAAAAAAGATTCTGCAGACGGACGTCTGTTTATATGGCAGCGCTGCTGTGAGATAATCACAGAAAAACCTCTTGGCATGGGGTATGGATTGTATGAGCATAGTTATAATTTATATCAGGCGCATTTTTTTGAGACTCATGAAAATGCCCGACTGGAGAGCGAATTAGCGACAGCTTCTGGTAGTGCCTATAATGATGTGCTTGAGCATGGCGTTCAGGGCGGTGTTGTTGGAAGCCTATTCTTTCTTTTATTCATGCTCATGTTGATTCGAATTGCTATTCGTTCTCGAAATAGCTTGTTGTCGTGTGTTATGATGGCGATCCTTGTGATGTCATTGATTAATAGCATTTGTTATTCTATTACGCCTTGGCTTCTTACGATTGTTATCGCAGCAATGATTGGTGAAGAGGATAATTCGATAAAAAGCAAAAAGTATTCTCTTCTATGTCAGCTCGCCTTTGTTCTTTTTGCTGTTTGTTTCCTGGGTAGAAATATTTTGATGACGAAATCTCAGATGATGCTTAATAGTTATAAGAGTCATCATATGGAAGATGTCAAATTAGTTAAAAGTCTCTATCCTAATATTGGAACTTCAGAGGCCTACTGGCGATATCTTGCATCATGTAACGAGGTAATGAATGACTACAGGTTAGCATCGGATTGTTATGATGAGGCCTTGAAATATACCTCAGCGCCCTCGTTGATTTATAAATCAGCTATGTGCAAAGAGAAGTGTGGGGATATTGATAAAGCCATCGACAGGTTGAATATTGCATGTAATATGCTTCCAGGAAAACTCTCGTATAAGTATTCTTTAATGACGATGTTCCTGAATCTAGGAGATGTTAATCGAGCAAAGGAAATTGCCCAAAGGATTCTTGTTACTCCCGTAAAGAATGCTTCGGAAAAATCCTTGTTTATTATAGATAAGGCAAAAGAGGTGGTTGAACAATAAAAAAAATTATGCGCATAACAATAATACTAAAAACATTTAAAACTAACAGTATGAGAAAAAAACTATTTATCACAGCCTTAACGTTTATGGTTACATCGGGCTGTTTTGCGGGCATCTTCCCCTTCTCAGAACAAGAAGAGTGGATTTATGCCGAGAATGCTGAAGCGTTGAATTTCCGAGGAAATGCTGTCGGAAGTGATGCGCTGGAAGAGTTGGTACAAAAGTATTGTGTACTGACAAGTGATGCTGGCTTCCTAAAGAAACTGTTCGTAGAACGTGAAATTAGGAAGGCTACCTATGACTACATGGACTATAAGCCATGGGACAAGATGCTTTGCAAACAAAGAATTGATAGTCTCTATCAAGACTCTATTAATGCCAGACTTATTCCATATAACCCTTCTGTTGCAGGCGAGGTTATCACTATGGCGGTACGTTTGTCAAAATCAGTCGGCGCTTCACCAGAGACAAAAGGCAGGATAGTGGCGCTTGGATTAGATGTAGCCAGACGGAAAAGACTTAATCCAAATTACTTTTACGACAAGGAGATTATGGACAGCCTTCGAACATTCTTGAAAAAGGATCAGCTGGTTCGTATTCTTGTGACGAAGAATAGTGATGCGGCAAAACAAAAAGCCGTGAAATCTTGGGAGAACGCTGTTCGCGAAGGACTTGTTGTGGATGAGGATAGTGTAGATGCTATAGATAAGGCTCAAGATTATTACACCAGCGAAGGTGTCATTAACGACCTGTACGTAGGTCATGAGTCTGCACGTATGAAAAATCTGTCGGCTCTGTGGAAGCGCCAGCCGTTGCTTGTTCGTATGGATGGTGCCATTCAAAGAAAAACAGATTTGAAGAATAGAAAAGAGGAAGAAAGTAAAACAGATAATAACCTAGAATGGTAATATGATGAAAAAGAGTTTCTTTATATCATTGATGGCGTTGGCTTCAATTGTCCTGCCATTGCCAGCAAATGCCCAAATTGATAAGAGTGAAATACAAGAGGCTATTAATGTTCTTCGTGGAATGTCTTTGGACCATACTCCAGAATGGGCTGTCGAGCGATTAAAGTCTGTTGATGATTCGACATTTGCTCCTTTGGCAAGCAATGCACTTGCGATGGCTTATCTAACAGGAACTGGCGTAGCCCAGGATTCTGCAACGGCTGTTGCTTATTTTGAGAAGGCTGCAAATTTAGGCTATTCCAAGGCCTTTCATAATTTAGGCATGCTGCAGAAGAATGCATCTTATGGCTCACAGAATTTTCATAAGGCAGTTGAATATTTTGAGAAGGGAGCGCAAGCAGGTGCACCAATATGCAACTATGATGCTGGCTATATGTATTATAAAGGCCTTGGCTGTCAGCAAGACTATGTACGTGCGATAGAATACTTTAAGAAGGGTGCACACAATAGTCCTTCATGTCAGTATATGTTGGGCCTTTGTTATCGTAATGGATATGGCGTAGAGGCTGATGAGGAACTGGCTAAAGCTTATTTGGAGAAGGCATCTTTGGCAAATTACCGATATGCCATAGAGGAGACCCTTCGTGAAGATGCTGAGGTGCAGCCTTCGATTAGTGTTAATGCAGACCTTGTTCCAGAAACAATGCCTGAGTCTGAATTATTCTTAGAAAGTACAGATGATCTCTCTGGAGTCTATCGTGGCGTGGTTGCTACTTACGACTGGAGTGGCAATCATGTTGTGAAGGAACAGAATCTGGAAATTCAATTCCGAAAAGCTGATGATAGCTATTATGGTTTGTGGATTCAGGAAAGTGATACAATTCCTTTTTCTGCAGTTATCGAAGAAGACGGTCTTCTGAGATTCTGTAATACCCAAATGTTCATGTCCGACCGATACATTGAGGGTAAAAAGGCTGAATATATTTTCGAGGACGCATCATTGGCTCTTCTTAATAACTCTCTTTCAGGAGGTTTGCGACTTTATTCTATGACTCAGATGGAGCCTCAACGCCCCATGTATCTGTCTTTGAATAAGGATGGTGAGGATTCAGAAAATGCTGATAAATACGTTTGTCACCTTTCGGCCTATCCTGTGGATGGTACAAACCAGGTTGAGGTATGCTTTAAGATGCCAGAGGATGTAAATTCGGCCTCAATCTATATGAGTACTCCAAACGGCATGACAGCCAAGAGTTACAAATTGGGAGGCTTGCAGAAGGGAACTCATCGCTTTGTCATATCAACCAATCTTAAGAAGGGTATTTATGCCGTTACTTTGTTTGCAGATAAATACCATGGTCAAACCTTAATTATGTTAAAATGATGAAAAGAATTTTGTTGCTAATATTTCTTTTAGTAAATTTGCAACTTACAATGCAGGATGGAGACTTGCGTGTTTCTTTGGCCTCAATATCAGCTCAGTCGTATATGTATGAGGAGTTGCCAGAGGTTGAAGTGATTGGCAATCTCCGTGACTGTCCATGGGGATGTGGCACACGTCTCTGTAAAACGGAAATGGATGTGCATGAGCAAAATTGTGATTTGAGAATGGTGGAATGTCCTAGTTGTCATCAGAAAGACTACAAAAGTAGGATAGACAATGGTTGGCACCAATGTGGTAGTTCGTCGAATA from the Prevotella sp. E15-22 genome contains:
- a CDS encoding UpxY family transcription antiterminator, whose product is MLENTQGFVNDANHAVGVSSPQNKQWYIAVVRLNTERSSSKKLAALGYEVFLPVQKEVCLWENGRKRLCERVLFPGIIFIRLTEEQRRIVVALPYIDCFMVNRSGLVNSYNRHPLAIISDEQIEQLKLLMCKSNSDISVNASNLKIGDKVRVVRGDLIGLEGHVCRNRNGHSCLAIILDNIGCATVKISLDDVVRI
- a CDS encoding transglutaminase-like domain-containing protein; its protein translation is MKTKLLLTLAITLLSLCVGAQDNEADEKKKALEFLHKNMNGCYSLKSDNLSRYYSYMKNIFEEKWFYSNDQFRSEYRSALNAFPYTPTECDTVYDKNSVTMTYLQDNIELAYKMWKRNSHATSFETFCNYVLPYRIGYEPISDWRAYYIERYGDAVKLYFSKQHNYYYVYGIHNRLNRGFNGAVYYPSGPIPEFSLKDLVSVKLGNCESYSNRTVAQLRAFGIPATVDFVPQWGNRSMGHSWAVMFVDDDYTLPVGVNETLGSHFDERAELTMPKVYRQTFAIQDWLKDFCKDEGQNTPDFLKGQRVIDVTDKYVETSDVTVPVKDDIWIKNSKWIYIAAFNNRQWVPVYFSKNNGKEVVFHKMGRNIMYIAFCYDEFGRRHYATNPFLLDGDGHVRFLEAKNDKVHDITVTRKYWESDALKQYNRQIEGGKIVVSNDSDFKDSLIVSEVATINENRFHTFPLAYSGAFKYLKYWSPRNSYGNIAEIELYDDQNRLIRPLRSWGGANAWVEHSAQKVFDGDVLTSYSRMHPDGAWAAVELPQSVHISKYRIHPRTDGNAIYSNNVYQLLYWKDGKWMLLDEKNGDQMDSLTFQNVPENALLLLHNKTQGTEERVFTYEGGKQIWW
- a CDS encoding O-antigen ligase family protein, giving the protein MVVGLRFVFVVLWYTLCMFACIDTKWFVYPSLSQTLLPSVVAILMVIICTAYHCLHKETFRWNRIQIFALIWIVYVLLHGLMIASPEQYKQMYLVGHLLLLVGLIASLRSGLINRNHLVNGVFLIVGIHVLYLTLQRFGFMSSSNPYFELTGADENPNVTAIAISIGIPFILCRIKGEKKLWWYVVLLALCFVCLLALKCRTAYVGITCMFLFWLFRKFWQGNSKVRGNKLRWALLILISIFGVFAFAKMYSWKKDSADGRLFIWQRCCEIITEKPLGMGYGLYEHSYNLYQAHFFETHENARLESELATASGSAYNDVLEHGVQGGVVGSLFFLLFMLMLIRIAIRSRNSLLSCVMMAILVMSLINSICYSITPWLLTIVIAAMIGEEDNSIKSKKYSLLCQLAFVLFAVCFLGRNILMTKSQMMLNSYKSHHMEDVKLVKSLYPNIGTSEAYWRYLASCNEVMNDYRLASDCYDEALKYTSAPSLIYKSAMCKEKCGDIDKAIDRLNIACNMLPGKLSYKYSLMTMFLNLGDVNRAKEIAQRILVTPVKNASEKSLFIIDKAKEVVEQ
- a CDS encoding tetratricopeptide repeat protein, with product MMKKSFFISLMALASIVLPLPANAQIDKSEIQEAINVLRGMSLDHTPEWAVERLKSVDDSTFAPLASNALAMAYLTGTGVAQDSATAVAYFEKAANLGYSKAFHNLGMLQKNASYGSQNFHKAVEYFEKGAQAGAPICNYDAGYMYYKGLGCQQDYVRAIEYFKKGAHNSPSCQYMLGLCYRNGYGVEADEELAKAYLEKASLANYRYAIEETLREDAEVQPSISVNADLVPETMPESELFLESTDDLSGVYRGVVATYDWSGNHVVKEQNLEIQFRKADDSYYGLWIQESDTIPFSAVIEEDGLLRFCNTQMFMSDRYIEGKKAEYIFEDASLALLNNSLSGGLRLYSMTQMEPQRPMYLSLNKDGEDSENADKYVCHLSAYPVDGTNQVEVCFKMPEDVNSASIYMSTPNGMTAKSYKLGGLQKGTHRFVISTNLKKGIYAVTLFADKYHGQTLIMLK